A region of the Callithrix jacchus isolate 240 chromosome 5, calJac240_pri, whole genome shotgun sequence genome:
GTGACTCTGGAAATTGCTCTATCCTTCATGCCTCCAcacaggaaaaggaagagaaaaccctCCCTTCTCACAGGTCTTCCTTTCCCTGGGATGTGCTCCTGCCAGAAAAACAAATGAGCTCAGGAATTCTGCTCTTTCAGGGAGGCCCAGCCCCTTTGGCCTTTTATCTTATATGCACCACCAATTTCTTCCCTCCGGCAGGACTCATTGGAAGTGAGAACCCTGTGGCCGCCCTCTCCCATTCCAGctcttcactgcagcctcctcccttGGATTAGGCAGCAACTACTAAGGGCTTGAGCTGCTTACCGGACAAACAAAAGCCTCTGAAAACAGCAAGAGGGATTGGGGTTAGAACTGAGAGAGGACTTCCAATCTGCTTCAGACTGCTTGTAGCCGACGGCCAGAAAAGGCTATAGATAGTatattcttttttggggggacagggacagagttttactctgtcgcccaggctggagtgcagtggcacaatctcggctcactgcaacctcctctgctcactgggttcaagggattctcctgcctcagcctcctaagtagctgggattacaggggcccaccaccatgcctggcatatttttgtgtttttagtggagatggggtttccccatgttggctaggctggtctccaattcatgacctcaagtgatccgctcgccttggcctcctaaagttgggattacgggcgggagccactgcgcccagctgtatATTCTTGAAGACCCCTCTGGAAAGTATCTGTCATGACCTAAGGGAAACAGTGTCTGCAAAAATGTTTGGGAGCATGACTGTTTGTAGGAAGTGACTGCAGGGAAAAGATGGGGACAGTCCCTCTAGGCATCAGGATCGACCAGAGGACGTGGCAAAGTTGTTGGGCATCAAGTCACCTCTTGTTGCCTCCTCTGCCTGAGAAGAAGAAATGTGTTGACTGGTGTGAGAGGAGTCAGAAGGAAGTCAGCTTTCTCAGTTAGCTCTTGTGTTTGAAGACTAAGAACTTCAAAAGCAGGGTCCCCGGCAGGGAGGCAGCAGCCAGCCCTCTGAGTCACCCTGACCTGGCTGCAGAGCTGGGCTGGAATGTCTGCGCTGTGGAagaggatggtgatggtggtgggggtggCGGTGAGTCACCAGTGGGGATGGGCAGAGCCAGCAAACCCCAAATGCTCTTCTGCTGTTGTAGTTCTCATTCCTGAGGTCACAACTCAGAACCCTGGAGGGGCTGGAAGATGGGACCCAGGTTTCTCTTGCCATGGTACTGCCCATCACCCTTTCTCTGAATCTCACTCTGCTGATTGCCTAACCCCTGTAATGCCTCAGAAACCTCCAACCCTACACACTCTTTCTACCTGTGTGGGCATTGAGCCAGTTGGGGTGTCCTCTTGGCCCCCATCCCCTATGTTCTCTCTGACCCCTTGTATGCTAGGAATTCTCCATAGTGAAATGGGAAAAGAGAGGCTCCGCTAATTCCAAAGCTTCCTCCTCCACACCCCCAGCCCCAAACCTGCACAGAACTCTGCACACCCGGGCACTTCTTTTTATGCTGTGAACAGGCTGGCCGAACTGCCAGTTGAACGATTTTGATTAAGTCCAGCAGGCCCTTCCAATCCTCAGAAAATTCCTAGGGTcagaggccaggcgaggtggctcacacctgtaatcccagcacttttggaagccgaggtgggtgaatcacctgaggtcaggagttcaagaccagcctgaccaacatggagaaaccctatctctactaaaaatacaaaaattagccaggcgtggtggcatgcgcctgtaatcccagctactcaggaggctgaggcaggagaatcgcttgaatccaggaggcggaggttgcagtgagccaagatcacgccactgcactccagcctgggtgacagagagagactccatctcaaaacaagaaaaaagaaacttcccAGGGTCATCTTTTCAATTTTCTGCCTCCCAATATGCCTTTTGAGGGAGCTGTGGAACCCCCTAGGGGTTTGGCTTCATGTCTGATCTCCCTGGTCCTCCCCACATGTTCTGTTGCTTCTGGGGAGTGTGGAACTTGCAGACTTGAGCAGGAACTCTGGGCTTGGGGGCTCCCCACAATCCCTGTTCCTACCTGCCTTGCCCTTCCCTGCCTACAGGGTCCAGGCCATATTCTTTCTTGTCTGTCCACTGCAGGACGTGAGGCCCAAAGATCAAAGGGAAATTGGGATGGGGCTGCAGAgaagggagtggggtggggattTAAAGTACACTGGCTTACACTGgacgtggtggttcatacctataatcccaacactttgggaggccgaaaacgggcggatcacttgaagtcaggagttcaagcctagcctggccaacatggtgaaacagtgtctgtactaaaactacaaaaattagccgggcatggtggtgcttgcctgtaatctcagctacttgggaggctgaggcagaattgcttgaatctgggaggcagaggttgcagtgagctgagaccatgtcactgcgctccagcctgggagacagagtgagactctatctctaaataaataaataaataaatataaataaagtacaCTGGCCTTCAGAGCAGCCCACCCCCAAAACAAATCCACAGATTACAAGGCAGGGGCTCACGGCTCCTGGAACCCATCACAGAACTTTCCTTGACTCTAGTTTGGCTCCAGACTGGGTTCCCAGGGAATGCTGTCCACTTTTCTTGGATACCGTTGCCTCCAGGCAGGAGGCAGGTTTGGACACAAGCCCTTCTGAGCTCATTAACTGTGTTGCTCAGCAGGAAACAAGATCACAAGCAGCCCCCACATCTCCCTTGGAGATCACATCTGAATCAATGTCTAATCTCTGCCCCTTGGTCGCTGGGAGATGGAATTTGGAGAGCTTGCTAGGGGAGGAGTTTTTCTAGATAGTGAAGAATGGATGGGTATGTAGAGGgtttccaggaggcagaggtaagtGACCCTCCTAGTCCAGGTACCTCTCAtcccacacacacacttaattTCATGCTGGATCTGCTCCTAGATCACCTGGAAAGGAAAGTGGCCTTTATTAGGACCTGGAGCTAATAGGCAGAGCATGAACTGTTTATGGTTCCAAGTGCCCATGGTGGCAGCAGAGGAGGAGCCTGGAAAGAAGGCCTTGGAGATCTGCCAAAAATGCAATCTGTGCCCGACCCTTCTAGACTGAGAGCCCCTGTGGACAGAGCCATGCGCTAAGTACTGGGAGACAGGCAAAGGGAGCATCCCAGGGAGTCTCCAGTCTGCAGGGAGACATAGCCCTTAGCCTCAGAAAGCCTCAGTGTGCTGGGGGACATCGCCTCCAGCTCTCACCCTCTCAGAGAGCCCCCAGGCAGATCAGGGACAGAAAACCCCTGGCTTGGAGGGGCTCCAGTATAATAGAGAGGCACAGCATAACTCCAGGGTCCTCACTCTGATAGAAGGGACAGGATgacatacttttcttttcttttttttttttgagacggagtttcgctcttgttacccagactggagtgcaatggcgcgatctcagctcacctcagccttcgcctcctggcttcaggcaattctcctgcctcagcctcccgagtagctgggactgcaggcgtgcaccaccatgcccagctaatttttgtatttttagtagagatggggtttcaccatgttgaccaggatggtctcgatctcttgacctcgtgatccacccacctcgggatATACTTTTCTTGTACAGGAGAGTAGGACATTGGAGGAGAGGGGCTCCTAAGTTTCTATAGATATAGTAGTAGCTACCCCACCCTCCTCTGAGCCCCCAAGGCACAAATATGTCTCTTTCTCCCACTCTATCCTGCCCCTGAGCAGGAAGACAGCTGGAGCCTATGTTCTCAGTTTATCCAGCTGTCAGGAGGAAACCCCCATCCTTCATGCTCCCTCAACATTCTTGAGCCCTTGGGACACCTCTCTAGATAATGTGTTGGGGGCATTGCCACATCACCAAAGCCATGGGCCACCGTCCAGAGCTGGggttcagatgactgcagccccacTCTCTCCCATCCAGAAGTAGCCTATTGCCTTGTGATAGCGTTCCCCTGCCAGTTAGTGCCACCCCATCCCATGTGTGTCCTCCCTACAAgtaccctttcttttctctttttttttttttttttttttttgtgagatagggtcttgctctgtcacccaggctggagtgcaatggaatgatcttgcttcaccgcaacctctgcctcccaggtttaagccattctcctgcctcagcctcccgagtagctggggttacaagtgtatGCCAGTATaacgggctaatttttgtatttttagtagagatgggatttcactatgttgaccaggctggtcttgaactcctgatctcaggtgatccacccaccttggcctcccaaagtgctgcgattacaggcgtgagccatggcgcctggccccctttctttctttctttctttctctctttctttctttctttttttaatggagacagggtttcactatgttggtcaggctggtctcgaactcctgacctcaagtgatccacccgcctcggcctcccaaagtgctgggattacaggtgtgagccactgtgcccggccccttctttctttcttttgagacagtcctgcttttttgcccatgctggagtgcagtgagcttgatctgggctcactgcaagctccgtcacctaggttcaagagattctcttgcctcagcctcccaaatagctgggattgcaggcgtgcaccactatgcctggttaatttttgtatttttagtagagactgtgtttcaccatgttggccaggctggccttaaacccctgacctccggtgatctgcccgccttggcctcctaagtgcggtgtttacaggcatgagtcattgtgctTGCCCTACAAATACCCTTTCTAACTGGGGCAACTATAAAGGAAGTAGGGCGTAGAAGAATAGTAGTGGGCCCTGTTCccagaagggaggaggaggaagaaaaaggggatACTTAGGGTACCCTGCCCACAGGCAGGCCCCAGACAGCAGCTGGAGatagccaaatgttaatcaccaattAGCAGTTCAGGTGGAAAGGGCAACTCTATTATGTGTGAAATGGACTTAATGTGGCAGGAGCTGAGGGCTTAATTTCTTGAGATAAGATGTGTTTAGGCTAATCAGCAGGTCTATGCCTGATATAAAGGAGCTGGGCCTGATTTCTTCAGCAGGCTAAGAAGGTCCAGAAGGCAGGGGAAGGAGACCCCTGTCTGTCCTTCTTCTGAAAGAGCTGGAAAGGAAGTCTGGTAAGAGAAGTGGAGGCAGGGATGGATGAGATGACCTGAGGGGAGGTGGATCTTGGCAACTCTGAGATGCTCAGCAGCCCTGGCATCTTACTTTCTCTTCCTCTATATGACAAATGAggaaggtgtggtggctcacacctgtaatcccaacactttgggaagctgaggtaggaggatcacttgagcacaggaattctagaccagccagAGCAATGGAGGGAGACTTGATCTctacaaatgattttaaaaattagctgggcatggtggtacatgcctgtggtcctaggtactcaggagggtgaagtgagaggactgcctgagcccaggaggtcaaggctatagtgagccacgattgggccactatactccagcctgggcgacagagcaaaaccctgtctcaaataaagagaaagagaaatgagaaggtAGCGCTGATGGttcctgtatttattttatttattttgagatggagtctcactctgtcacacaggctggagtgcactggcacgattttggctcactgcaacctctgcctcccaggttcaagtgattcttgtctctcagcctcctgaatagctgggattataggcacgcatcaccacacctggccaatttttgtcttttatgtagaaacaggattttaccatgttggccaggctggtgtcaaactcctgacctccagtgatccacccacctgggccttccaaattgctgagattacaggtgtgagccctaatggttcctttttttttttttttttttctaatggttCCTTTAACACCCATGTCACCAAAGCAGGAGATCAGGTCCTGCCTCCCACTTATCTCTAGGTTTAGCTTTGTTTTCAGAGCTTTGGAGGAAGGTTCCTCACTGTTCTTCATTTCTACTGATGACCCACCAGATGAAATGAGTCAATCCCTTAGAAGAAGGGTATAGGTCAGACTTCAGGAAGCCCTGTCCTGAGTGGAGATGGTTAAGCCTGGGAAAGGGGAGAATATGGTGGTTTtgtgtgtggttttctttttgggCAGGAGGGCTGCATGATATCAGGAACAGCTAATGGGAAAGCAGGAAGGCTGGCTAATACGGACTTTGGGGATTCTAAGGGGAGAATCTCGCCAAACCATATGCCTATGATGTCTACCCACTGGAGCTATGGAAGAGGGATGCTCAGGCACACAGGTCTTTTCTGCATTGTTCTGCGTGCATCTCTCACCCCTTGTCCCTGCTCCTGCCCTTCCCTATTCAGACTGCACTTAACAATAcaaaggctgggtatggtggctcacacctgtaatcccagcactttgggaggacaaggcgggtggatcacctgaggtcgggagttccagaccagcgtgaccaacatggagaaaccctgtctccactaaaaatacaaaattagttgggtgtggtggtacatgcctgtaatcccagctactcaggaggctgaggcaggagaatcgcttgaacccaggaggaggaggttgcagtgagctgagatcacaccattgtactccagcctgggcaacaagagcgaagctctttctgggggtgggggggaagtaggtttatatatatatatatttgttattattactattttaagacagggtctctctctgttgcccaggatggagtgcagtggtgcaagcacagctcattgcatccttgacctcctgggctcaagggattctcctgcctcagtcccttaagtagctgtgaccacatgtgcatgccaccacacccagctaatcattttttcttttttcttttttgagacagagtctcactgtgtcacccaggctggagtgcagtggcatgatctcggctcactgcaacctctgcttcccagattcaaacgattcccctgcctcagccacccgagtagctgggactacaggtgcgcaccaccatgccctgctaaggctaattttttgtatttttagtacagacggggtttccccagattagccaggatggtctcgatctcctgaccttgcaattcacctgcctcagcctcccaaagtgttgggattacaggcgtgagtcacctcaccAGGCCtcacccaggctaattttttttttttttttaaagatggggttttaccatgttggtcaagctgctcttgaactcccgacctcaggtgatcctcccaccttggcctccaaagtgcttggattacaggtgtgagccaccacgcccggccaacccaggctaatttttaaaatttttgtagagatagaatctcaccatgtttcccaggctgttcttgaacttttaggaatcctcttaccttggctttcctaagtgctgggattacaggcatgacccattgcacccagcctggtccATCTCTTAGGTTTCATGTCCCTTCTAGTCACTAACTTCAGTGCATAGTACCCCTCACCTTCCCCCAAGGTGTTGCCCCAGACTCTTAGAAAAGTTCcaaactagctgggcacagtggctcacacctgtaatcccagcactttgggaggccaaggtgggtggatcatgaggtcaggagtttgagaccagcctggccaatatggtgaaaccccatctccactaaaaatacaaaaataattagcctagtgtggtggcacacacctgtagtcccagctactcgagaggctgaggcagaagaatagcttgaacctgggaggcggaggttgcagtgagccaagatagcaccattgcactcaagcctgggtgacagtgcgagactccatctaaaaaaataaaaaagaacggCCATTatgaatacccatttttagaataaagttacattcccgttttctctccctctttttcttcctcttcctctccttcactcctttttttctttctttctttcaaaaaaagtaaaaagaaaatagaaaaggttCAAACCTCAGGGTTTGGCTCCTCCTCAGCTTTCAGAGCCCCCACTGGTTTCTCTCTCAGCACACCCTGGCCCTTTTCTGCCTTAGCTCAGGAAATAACCCTGGAAGATGGTGGCCATGAAGACCTTCACTCCAATGCTGCTGTCCCTGTTCCTGGCAGTGGGactaggagagaagaaagagggtcACTCCAGGTAGGACTGGTAAGAGGGAAGGGATGGggcagaggaggggctgggggatgACAGATTCGGGATTTGTTTCAAGGGGGAGGTGAGAAAGGGAGGGAATCTAGACTAAGTGGTAGGAAGCTCCAGGGAAATACCTGCTGGAGGTGTGAGTGCAAAGTGAGCACTGAGCCAGAGAGGCTTTACTGTGTGCCACTGTTACAGTGAGAGAGAACTGTGGGTAGTTCTCAGGAGGGACTTCCTGGTGGTTAATTGTCTGAAGATGACAGAATCTCCCTTCCCAATGAAtactttattcatttatgcatgtttgcttcttttctttttttaattaattaattattattattatatagtttttgagatggagtctctctctgtcacgcaggctggagtgcagtggcatgatatcggctcactgcaacctccacttcccaggttcaagcaattctcctgcctcagcctcccgagtagctggtactacaggcactcaccagcatgccctgctaattttttgtatttttttagtagatacgaggtttcaccatgtttaccaggatagtcttgatctcctgacctcatgatctgcctgcctcagcctcccaaagtgctgggattataggcatgagccaccatgcctgggcaatttttagttattattattattgttattattttctgagaggcttctcctgcctcagcctcctgagtagctgggatttacaggcatgcactatcatgcccgactaatttttatatttttagtagagacagggtttcaccagtctcgaactcctgacctcttgatccacctgcctgggcctcccaaagtgctgggatgacaggcatgagccatggtgcacagcccttttctttttttttttttgagacagtttcactcttgttacccaggctggagtgcaatggcgccatctcggctcaccgcaacctccgcctcctgggttcaggcaattctcctgcctcagcctcctgagtagctgggattacaggcttgagccaccgcacccggcctttgcctgtttttttttttgttttttgtttttttgttttgagatggagttctgctctttgctcttgttgcccaggctggagtgcaatggtgttatgTCAGCtggccgcaacctctgcctcccaggtccaagcaattctcctgtctcaacctcccaagtagctgggattacaggcatgtgccactatacccggctaatttttgtatttttagtagagacagggtttctccatgttggtcaggctggtctcaaactcccgacctcaggtgatccacctgccaaagtgctgggattacaggcatgagccacctcacctagcccTCTGATGCCTTTTTGCCCAGAATCCAGAGCCATACACACTGAGGCTATAGGAAGTGCACCCTGAAGCTGAGGATAAAgcctggggtggagtgggggagtGAATGCATTGACCACAGGGAGTCTCCATAAAAACAGACTGGTTTGTTTTCGAGTGAGTGACAGTCATTTACCCTGGCATTGTGATTTTCCCCCATTTCTGCCCCTTCTCTGCACCCTTGATTCCAgtcttctcccctccctgcctctcgGATCTCATGCTAAGGTGAGCAGCCCTCAACCTCGAAGCCCCAGGTACGCCGAGGGGACTTTCATCAGTGACTACAGTATTGCCATGGACAAGATTCACCAACAAGACTTTGTGAACTGGCTGCTGGCCCAAAAGGGGAAGAAGAATGAGTGAGTCATTAATTACAAGCCTCCTGTTCCCTGTGCCAGGCTCTGCCTTCTTAAGTTCAGAGGAGGCCACCAGCTGTGGCCACACAGGCCACATGATGCACAAACCCAGGAGGCACCTTTCACCAGGCAAGGATGGGAGTTAGGCATGGTAGCTGGACCCTGACTTGGGCAGCAGTCCAGGCTAGGGGTAGAACCAGGGCTATTTCCaatcctttacttcttttttttttgagacagagttttgctcttgttgcccaggctggagtgtgcaatgacgcgatctcggctcactgcaacctctgcctcccaagttcaagtgattctcctgcctcagcctcccaagtagctgagattacaggcatgtgctgccatgcctggctaattttgtatttttaggaaagacagg
Encoded here:
- the GIP gene encoding gastric inhibitory polypeptide, with product MVAMKTFTPMLLSLFLAVGLGEKKEGHSSLLPSLPLGSHAKVSSPQPRSPRYAEGTFISDYSIAMDKIHQQDFVNWLLAQKGKKNDWKHNITQREAEALELASQANRKEEEAVEPQRSPPKNPSNEDLLRDLLIQELLACLVDQTNLCRLRSR